The Vulpes vulpes isolate BD-2025 chromosome 8, VulVul3, whole genome shotgun sequence genome has a window encoding:
- the KRT71 gene encoding keratin, type II cytoskeletal 71, which yields MSRQFTCKSGAASKGGFSGCSAVLSGGSSSSYRAGGKGLSGGFGSRSLYSLGGIRNISFNVASSSGKSGGYGFGRGRASGFAGSMFGSVALGPVCPSVCPPGGIHQVTVNESLLAPLNVELDPEIQKVRAQEREQIKALNNKFASFIDKVRFLEQQNQVLETKWELLQQLDLNNCKNNLEPILEGYISNLRKQLETLSGDRVRLDSELRSVRDVVEDYKKRYEEEINRRTAAENEFVLLKKDVDAAYANKVELQAKVDSMDQEIKFFKCLYEAEIAQIQSHISDMSVILSMDNNRDLNLDSIIDEVRAQYEEIALKSKAEAEALYQTKFQELQLAAGRHGDDLKNTKNEISELTRLIQRIRSEIENVKKQASNLETAIADAEQRGDNALKDARAKLDELEAALHQAKEELARMLREYQELLSLKLALDMEIATYRKLLESEECRMSGEFPSPVSISIISSTSGSGGYGFRPSSVSGGYVASSSSCISGVCSVRGGDGRGRGSGSDYRDTLGKGSSQSTSSKKAGR from the exons ATGAGCCGCCAATTCACCTGCAAGTCGGGAGCTGCCTCCAAGGGGGGCTTCAGCGGCTGCTCGGCAGTGCTCTCCGGGGGCAGCTCATCCTCCTACCGGGCAGGGGGCAAAGGGCTCAGCGGAGGCTTTGGGAGCCGGAGCCTCTACAGCCTGGGGGGCATCCGGAACATCTCCTTTAACGTGGCCAGCAGCAGCGGGAAGAGCGGAGGTTATGGGTTTGGTCGAGGCCGGGCCAGTGGCTTTGCTGGGAGCATGTTTGGCAGCGTGGCCCTGGGGCCCGTGTGCCCGTCCGTGTGCCCTCCGGGGGGCATCCATCAGGTCACCGTCAACGAGAGCCTCCTGGCCCCCCTCAACGTGGAGCTGGACCCCGAGATCCAGAAAGTGAGAGCCCAGGAGCGGGAGCAGATCAAGGCGCTGAACAACAAGTTCGCCTCCTTCATCGACAAG GTGCGGTTCCTGGAGCAGCAGAACCAGGTGCTGGAGACCAAGTGGGAGCTGCTGCAGCAGCTGGATCTGAACAACTGCAAGAACAACCTGGAGCCCATCCTCGAGGGCTACATCAGCAACCTGCGGAAGCAGCTGGAGACGCTGTCCGGGGACAGGGTGCGGCTGGACTCGGAGCTGAGGAGCGTGCGGGACGTGGTGGAGGACTACAAGAAGAG GTACGAGGAAGAAATCAACAGGAGGACGGCTGCAGAGAATGAGTTTGTGCTGCTCAAGAAG GATGTGGACGCGGCTTATGCCAATAAGGTGGAGCTGCAGGCCAAAGTGGACTCCATGGACCAGGAGATCAAATTCTTCAAGTGTCTCTATGAAGCC GAGATCGCtcagatccagtcccacatcagcgATATGTCCGTCATCCTGTCCATGGACAACAACCGGGACCTGAACCTGGACAGCATCATCGACGAGGTCCGTGCCCAGTACGAGGAGATTGCCCTGAAGAGCAAGGCCGAGGCCGAGGCGCTGTACCAGACCAAG TTCCAGGAGCTGCAGCTGGCAGCCGGCCGGCATGGGGATGACCTCAAAAACACCAAGAACGAGATCTCGGAGCTCACCCGGCTCATCCAGAGAATCCGCTCAGAGATTGAGAATGTGAAGAAGCAG GCTTCCAACCTGGAGACGGCCATCGCCGACGCTGAGCAGCGGGGTGACAATGCCCTGAAGGACGCCCGGGCCAAGCTGGACGAGCTGGAGGCCGCCCTGCACCAGGCCAAGGAGGAGCTGGCCCGGATGCTGCGCGAGTACCAGGAGCTCCTGAGCCTGAAGCTGGCCCTGGACATGGAGATCGCCACCTACCGCAAGCTGCTGGAGAGCGAGGAGTgcag GATGTCAGGAGAATTTCCCTCCCCTGTCAGCATCT CCATCATCAGCAGCACGAGCGGCAGTGGCGGCTACGGCTTCAGGCCCAGCTCGGTGAGCGGCGGCTACgtggccagcagcagcagctgcatcTCCGGCGTGTGCAGCGTCCGCGGCGGGGAcggccggggcaggggcagcggcagCGACTACAGGGATACCCTGGGGAAGGGCTCCAGCCAGAGCACCTCCTCCAAGAAGGCCGGCAGGTAG